A genomic region of Xanthomonas fragariae contains the following coding sequences:
- a CDS encoding TetR/AcrR family transcriptional regulator, which yields MNDITDSSLTMPGASSGRGNRLRADDWAQAALDLIAEQGVGAVAVEPLARRLGVTKGSFYWHFPSRDALLQAALERWEIFEQEEVFGSLEDVPDPSARLRALFQLVAHEVKPHVIYSELLKALDHPAVRPVIDRVSQRRLDYLIASFRQAGLTRTDAQHRARLAYAAYVGFLQLSLQLQQPKQAREEFESYVEHVIQTLIPG from the coding sequence ATGAACGACATCACCGACTCCAGCCTTACCATGCCCGGCGCCAGTTCTGGTCGTGGCAATCGCCTCCGCGCGGACGATTGGGCACAGGCCGCACTGGACCTGATCGCCGAACAAGGTGTCGGCGCGGTTGCAGTGGAGCCACTCGCGCGCCGGCTCGGTGTCACCAAAGGCAGCTTTTATTGGCACTTCCCCTCGCGCGACGCATTGCTGCAGGCAGCCCTGGAACGCTGGGAAATCTTCGAACAGGAGGAAGTCTTTGGCAGCCTGGAAGACGTCCCCGACCCGAGCGCCCGTCTGCGTGCGCTGTTTCAACTGGTCGCGCACGAAGTCAAACCGCATGTCATCTACAGCGAACTGCTCAAGGCCCTCGACCACCCCGCCGTGCGCCCGGTCATCGACCGCGTCTCGCAACGCCGCCTCGATTACCTGATCGCCTCATTTCGCCAGGCCGGCCTCACCCGCACCGACGCCCAACACCGTGCCCGCCTGGCCTACGCCGCCTACGTCGGCTTCCTGCAACTCTCGCTGCAACTGCAGCAACCCAAGCAGGCCCGCGAAGAGTTCGAGTCCTATGTCGAGCATGTGATTCAGACGTTGATTCCGGGGTAA
- a CDS encoding Hsp33 family molecular chaperone HslO — MTDHDQLSRFLLPGAGVRGVHVRLTQAWHDIQGAAEYPPAARRLLGEAVVAAALFTGHTKVGGRLSVQLRGNETLRTLFAECTAAGTMRGIVQLADGADAPTDLRKLGETALLAITIENPGLDPREPQRYQSLVSMQAPNLAEAFETYFHQSEQLPTRLLLAAGPDQAAGLLLQQLPGDEGDNDGWSRIGALFDTLRAPELLSVAGENLLHRLFHEEGPQLLGSKPLSFGCSCSRERVASMLQSLGEKEARAAAEATGEVEVRCEFCGREYHFPLTALDVLFSAAQPSQEAPERLQ; from the coding sequence ATGACCGATCACGATCAGCTTTCCCGTTTTCTGCTGCCTGGCGCCGGTGTGCGCGGTGTTCACGTACGCCTGACCCAGGCCTGGCACGACATCCAGGGCGCAGCCGAGTACCCGCCGGCCGCACGCCGGTTGCTCGGCGAGGCGGTCGTCGCTGCTGCATTGTTCACCGGCCATACCAAGGTCGGCGGGCGCCTGTCGGTGCAGTTGCGTGGTAACGAAACGCTGCGCACCTTGTTCGCCGAATGTACCGCGGCCGGCACCATGCGCGGCATCGTGCAGCTGGCCGACGGTGCAGATGCGCCCACCGACTTACGCAAGCTTGGCGAGACGGCCCTGCTGGCGATTACCATCGAAAACCCAGGCCTGGACCCGCGCGAACCGCAGCGCTACCAGAGCCTGGTCAGCATGCAGGCCCCGAACTTGGCCGAAGCCTTCGAAACCTACTTCCACCAGTCCGAACAGCTACCGACCCGCCTATTGCTGGCCGCAGGCCCGGACCAGGCGGCTGGCTTGTTGCTGCAGCAGCTGCCGGGCGACGAGGGCGACAATGACGGCTGGAGCCGCATCGGCGCGCTGTTCGACACCCTGCGCGCACCGGAGCTGCTTTCGGTCGCTGGCGAAAACCTGCTGCACCGCTTGTTTCACGAGGAAGGCCCGCAACTACTGGGCAGCAAACCGCTCAGCTTCGGCTGCTCTTGCTCGCGCGAGCGGGTCGCCTCGATGCTGCAATCCCTAGGCGAAAAAGAGGCACGTGCCGCCGCCGAAGCAACTGGCGAGGTCGAGGTGCGCTGCGAATTCTGCGGCCGTGAGTATCACTTTCCGTTGACCGCGCTGGACGTACTGTTCAGCGCGGCGCAGCCGTCGCAAGAAGCGCCGGAAAGATTGCAGTAG
- a CDS encoding glycosyltransferase family 2 protein has protein sequence MSVHTFEATQLPVAADRLTVVIVAYNEEASIPLLHPRLCEVLAGLSELQTHVLYVDDGSTDGTWDVVQVLADADMRVSAVRLSRNFGKEVAISAGLDHVLPGAVVLLDADGQDPPELIPEFVALWRTGYDNIFGTRIFREGESWLKRSAAHAFYRVIRRLSRTPIPADTGDFRLLSPRVVQALQQLRERHRFMKGLFGWVGFRQVALPYRRAPRLSGRSKFTVWRLWNFALDGITSFSTLPLRAATYLGLLTAVVAFLFGGWVVIKAALMGDPVAGWPTMMSVILFLGGIQLIALGLIGEYLGRLYEEAKQRPLYLVDTHRGIVGVVSDQQTKRGGCHADRTTVVGDQTG, from the coding sequence GTGAGCGTGCATACGTTCGAGGCAACGCAGTTGCCGGTTGCAGCAGATCGCCTCACGGTGGTTATCGTAGCCTATAACGAAGAAGCCAGCATTCCATTGCTGCACCCGCGCCTGTGCGAGGTGCTTGCGGGGTTGAGCGAATTGCAGACGCACGTGCTGTATGTCGACGACGGTAGCACCGATGGCACCTGGGACGTGGTGCAGGTGCTCGCCGACGCCGATATGCGGGTGAGCGCGGTGCGGCTGTCGCGTAATTTTGGCAAGGAGGTGGCGATTTCCGCAGGCCTGGATCATGTCTTGCCGGGTGCGGTGGTGCTGCTGGACGCCGATGGCCAGGATCCGCCGGAACTGATTCCGGAATTCGTCGCGCTGTGGCGTACGGGTTACGACAACATCTTTGGTACGCGGATTTTTCGCGAAGGCGAGAGCTGGCTCAAGCGCAGTGCCGCGCATGCGTTCTATCGCGTGATCCGACGGTTGTCGCGCACTCCGATCCCTGCCGACACCGGTGACTTTCGCTTGTTGTCGCCGCGTGTGGTGCAGGCCTTGCAGCAGTTACGCGAGCGCCACCGTTTTATGAAGGGGCTGTTTGGCTGGGTCGGATTTCGCCAGGTGGCGTTACCGTATCGGCGTGCGCCTCGGCTATCGGGGCGCAGCAAGTTCACGGTGTGGCGGTTGTGGAATTTTGCGCTGGATGGCATTACCAGCTTTTCCACGCTACCTCTGCGTGCGGCCACGTATTTGGGGCTGCTCACCGCGGTGGTCGCATTCCTGTTCGGTGGCTGGGTAGTAATCAAGGCAGCGCTGATGGGCGACCCGGTAGCCGGTTGGCCGACCATGATGTCGGTGATCCTGTTCCTGGGTGGTATCCAGCTGATTGCGTTGGGCCTGATCGGCGAATACCTGGGCCGGTTGTACGAAGAGGCCAAGCAGCGCCCGCTGTATCTGGTCGATACCCACCGCGGCATAGTGGGAGTAGTCTCCGATCAACAGACCAAGCGCGGAGGGTGCCATGCAGACCGTACGACAGTTGTTGGGGACCAAACAGGTTGA
- a CDS encoding AsmA family protein, whose product MPRRRRWWIGLGIVATIVVIFVLVFDWNWLRGPVERVVSAKIGREFHLGHLHVDLARTTTVRGERMLLANAQWSKRGPMAELNSAEIDVELWPLLRGKVRLPEIRLEHPSVVLEAGNATHPGNWVFDQNDSDGTRPRLGRLLVNNGRLQYIDDANRSDVDVAINSLAPPNSDQRAAPIGIEGKGRWKGYPFTLKGDTASPLELSQSEHPFRIDLRGSAGATRTHVRGTLTNPFQFQAIDLQMALSGQDMQDLYPLTGMAMPSTPPYKLDGRLRRDGDVWHYEKFTGTAGDSDLSGTAEVDLRNKRPFLRADLASKRLDFDDLAGFVGAPPKTSANESANAEQKKQAAQLAASTRVLPSTPYDLSKLRAMDAQVRWRAQRINAPSWPLEDMDASLSLKGGLLQLDPLNFGVAGGDIRSTIRMDARNAIITTQLKAGISGIRLDQLFPDATLAKQASGAIGGELNLRGRGNSIAAMLGTADGAIGVGMGRGHVGNLIMELAGLDIAESLKYLVTKDRQIPVRCIFGDFGVQDGLMQSRALAFDSTDTIIVGDGNISLKNETLDLLLRPRPKDRSILSLRSPLRIGGTFKDPTFHPDFKALAVRGAIAIALGSIAPPAALLATFEPGPGKDSDCGGKYAR is encoded by the coding sequence ATGCCACGTCGTCGGCGTTGGTGGATCGGGCTCGGCATCGTCGCCACCATCGTGGTGATCTTCGTGCTCGTGTTCGATTGGAACTGGTTACGCGGCCCGGTCGAACGCGTGGTCAGCGCCAAGATCGGTCGCGAGTTTCACCTCGGCCATCTGCATGTAGATCTCGCCCGCACCACGACGGTGCGCGGCGAGCGAATGCTTCTGGCCAATGCGCAGTGGTCCAAACGCGGCCCCATGGCCGAGTTGAATTCGGCAGAAATCGATGTCGAACTGTGGCCCCTGCTTCGCGGCAAAGTGCGCTTGCCGGAAATCCGCCTGGAGCACCCGAGCGTAGTGCTGGAAGCCGGCAACGCTACCCATCCTGGCAACTGGGTCTTCGACCAGAACGATAGCGACGGGACGAGGCCACGCCTGGGCCGGCTGCTGGTGAACAATGGGCGGCTGCAATACATCGACGACGCCAATCGCTCGGACGTGGATGTCGCGATCAACAGCCTGGCTCCACCAAACAGTGATCAGCGCGCGGCCCCGATCGGCATCGAAGGCAAAGGCCGCTGGAAGGGCTACCCCTTCACACTCAAGGGCGATACCGCTTCACCGCTGGAACTGAGCCAAAGCGAACATCCGTTCCGCATCGACCTGCGCGGCAGTGCCGGCGCCACGCGGACACATGTGCGCGGCACGCTGACCAATCCATTCCAGTTTCAGGCCATCGATCTGCAAATGGCGCTCAGCGGCCAGGACATGCAAGACCTGTATCCGCTGACCGGCATGGCCATGCCCTCGACACCGCCGTACAAGCTCGATGGCCGCCTGCGTCGCGACGGCGATGTCTGGCACTATGAAAAATTTACCGGGACCGCTGGCGACAGCGATCTGTCAGGCACTGCGGAAGTCGACCTGCGCAACAAGCGTCCGTTCCTGCGCGCGGACCTGGCTTCCAAACGGCTTGATTTCGATGACTTGGCCGGCTTTGTCGGTGCACCACCCAAGACCAGTGCCAACGAGTCGGCCAATGCCGAGCAGAAAAAGCAAGCTGCGCAACTCGCTGCCAGCACACGTGTCTTGCCGAGTACGCCATACGACTTGTCCAAACTGCGTGCGATGGATGCGCAAGTGCGTTGGCGTGCGCAGCGCATCAATGCCCCCTCCTGGCCACTGGAAGACATGGATGCCTCGTTGAGCTTGAAAGGCGGCCTGCTGCAGCTGGACCCGCTCAACTTCGGCGTTGCTGGTGGCGATATCCGTTCCACCATCCGCATGGACGCGCGCAACGCGATCATCACCACGCAATTGAAGGCTGGCATTAGCGGCATTCGTCTGGATCAGCTGTTTCCCGATGCCACCTTGGCAAAACAGGCTTCTGGCGCGATCGGCGGCGAACTGAATCTGCGCGGTCGCGGCAACTCGATCGCCGCCATGCTCGGCACCGCCGATGGCGCGATCGGCGTCGGCATGGGCCGCGGCCACGTCGGCAACCTGATCATGGAGCTCGCTGGCCTGGATATTGCCGAATCGTTGAAATACCTGGTGACCAAAGACCGTCAGATCCCGGTGCGCTGCATCTTCGGCGACTTCGGCGTGCAGGACGGCCTGATGCAATCGCGCGCATTGGCCTTCGATAGCACCGACACCATCATCGTCGGCGACGGCAATATCAGCCTCAAAAATGAAACACTCGATCTGCTGCTGCGCCCACGCCCGAAGGACCGTAGCATTCTGAGCCTGCGCTCACCGCTGCGGATCGGCGGAACCTTCAAGGATCCGACCTTCCACCCTGACTTCAAGGCGCTGGCCGTGCGCGGTGCGATTGCAATTGCGCTCGGCAGCATCGCGCCGCCGGCCGCCTTACTGGCGACCTTCGAGCCGGGCCCGGGCAAGGACAGCGATTGTGGTGGCAAGTACGCGCGGTAA
- a CDS encoding IS5 family transposase has translation MRTRRPAAEHMPADELFRSRLENQIDLRHPLARLSQRMPWAALEQALSSRLPATQAGGGRPALPVRLIAGLLYLKHAYDLSDEAVCERWLENPYWQFFTGEVVFQTRLPCDASSLTRWRQRLGEAGMEELLAHTINAAHAMQAVDARELSRVIVDTTVQEKAIAYPTDSRLLEVARKKLVLLAKRHGIGVRQSYARQGPALSRKAGRYAHARQFKRMRRVLRRQRTVLGRLVRDIQRKLDQVNTGVRERIAVWLERAQRLYTQRPKDKQKLYALHAPEVECIGKGKARQAYEFGVKVGIAVTACKGLVVGARSFPGNPYDGDTLAEQLEQTRGLLQDVSVEPTVAVVGLGDRGREVDGVQVLHRGKAKTLTRRQWRWIKRRQAVEPVIGHLKDDCRLCRCRLKGAQGDALHVLGCAAGYNLRWLLRWIAFLRAWMRAMGWSSLSTVPLSPTALGA, from the coding sequence ATGCGTACACGCCGTCCTGCTGCCGAGCACATGCCTGCCGACGAGTTGTTTCGTTCGCGGCTGGAGAACCAGATCGATCTGCGTCATCCGCTGGCGCGGCTGAGCCAACGGATGCCGTGGGCGGCGTTGGAGCAAGCACTTTCATCGCGCTTGCCGGCCACCCAGGCCGGTGGCGGTCGGCCGGCATTGCCGGTGCGGCTGATTGCCGGTTTGCTCTACCTCAAACACGCCTACGACCTGTCCGATGAAGCGGTGTGCGAGCGCTGGCTGGAGAATCCGTACTGGCAGTTCTTCACTGGCGAGGTCGTGTTCCAGACGCGTTTGCCGTGCGATGCCAGCTCGCTGACGCGCTGGCGGCAGCGCCTGGGTGAGGCCGGGATGGAAGAGCTGCTGGCGCACACCATCAACGCCGCGCATGCGATGCAGGCGGTGGACGCACGCGAGTTGTCGCGGGTGATCGTGGACACCACGGTGCAAGAGAAGGCGATCGCCTATCCGACCGACAGCCGTTTGCTGGAGGTGGCACGCAAGAAGCTGGTGTTACTGGCCAAGCGGCACGGCATCGGAGTGCGGCAGAGCTACGCGCGGCAAGGCCCGGCCCTGAGCCGCAAGGCAGGTCGGTATGCGCATGCGCGCCAGTTCAAGCGGATGCGGCGCGTGCTGCGACGTCAACGCACAGTGCTGGGACGGCTCGTGCGCGACATCCAACGCAAACTCGATCAGGTAAACACCGGCGTGCGCGAGCGCATCGCTGTCTGGCTGGAACGTGCGCAACGGCTGTACACGCAGCGTCCGAAGGACAAACAAAAACTCTACGCATTGCATGCCCCGGAAGTGGAATGCATCGGCAAGGGCAAGGCGCGTCAAGCGTACGAATTTGGCGTCAAGGTCGGCATTGCAGTCACCGCCTGCAAGGGATTGGTCGTGGGTGCGCGCAGCTTCCCGGGCAACCCGTACGACGGCGATACCTTGGCCGAGCAGCTGGAGCAGACACGCGGGTTGCTGCAGGATGTGAGCGTAGAACCGACGGTGGCGGTCGTGGGCCTGGGCGATCGCGGGCGCGAGGTCGATGGCGTGCAGGTCCTGCATCGCGGCAAGGCCAAGACGCTGACGCGACGGCAATGGCGCTGGATCAAGCGACGGCAGGCGGTGGAGCCGGTGATCGGACATCTGAAAGACGACTGCCGGTTGTGTCGCTGCAGGCTGAAAGGTGCCCAAGGCGATGCGCTGCACGTGCTCGGCTGCGCCGCCGGCTACAACCTGCGCTGGCTGCTGCGCTGGATCGCGTTTTTGCGTGCCTGGATGCGGGCGATGGGATGGTCATCCTTGAGTACCGTGCCGCTGTCACCGACGGCACTTGGCGCTTGA
- the trhA gene encoding PAQR family membrane homeostasis protein TrhA yields MNADASPSIDLRDEIASAVTHGLGAIAALAGGSVLITLAAIYGDRWQLATSIVFSATLILLYVASTLFHAIPHPGTKARLQILDHCAIYLLIAGTYTPFTLINLRDSWGWGLFAAIWTIAAAGVIFKLFFTGRFRLLSTVLYLAMGWLIVVAIQPLLRSVDSWSLCWLLAGGLFYTLGTYFYQRDTQRYFHAIWHLFVLAGSACHFVAVIAQVV; encoded by the coding sequence ATGAACGCAGACGCCTCCCCCTCGATCGACCTGCGCGATGAGATCGCCAGTGCCGTAACCCACGGCCTGGGTGCAATTGCTGCCTTGGCCGGTGGCTCGGTGCTGATCACGCTGGCGGCCATCTATGGCGACCGCTGGCAGCTGGCCACCTCCATCGTCTTCAGTGCGACGCTGATCCTGCTCTACGTCGCCTCCACGCTGTTTCATGCCATCCCGCATCCGGGCACCAAAGCACGCCTGCAAATACTGGATCACTGCGCGATCTATCTATTGATCGCCGGCACCTACACGCCCTTTACGCTGATCAATCTACGCGACTCCTGGGGTTGGGGATTGTTTGCCGCCATCTGGACGATTGCTGCCGCAGGGGTGATCTTCAAACTGTTTTTCACCGGCCGCTTTCGCCTGCTGTCGACGGTGCTGTATCTGGCAATGGGCTGGCTGATCGTCGTGGCGATCCAACCGTTGCTACGCTCTGTCGATTCCTGGTCGTTGTGCTGGCTGCTGGCCGGCGGGCTCTTCTATACGTTGGGTACGTATTTCTACCAACGCGACACACAACGCTATTTCCATGCAATCTGGCATCTGTTCGTGCTTGCCGGTAGCGCTTGCCACTTCGTTGCAGTCATCGCGCAGGTGGTGTGA
- the mtgA gene encoding monofunctional biosynthetic peptidoglycan transglycosylase: protein MGTDAWDGKLVAPLRRKRWLRWILAAPLLFAAASVLQVLVLRVADPPISSMMVGRYLEAWGEGDWSFSLHQQWRDYDAIAASLPISVVAAEDQQFPVHHGFDLQAIEKARDHNARGGRMRGASTISQQVAKNVFLWQGRSWVRKILEAWYTVLIELFWPKQRILEMYLNVAEFGDGVYGAQAAARQFWGKDAAGLLPAESACLAAVLPSPRRYDARRPGAYVQRRAAWIQQQARQLGGAAYLHAP from the coding sequence ATGGGGACGGATGCATGGGATGGCAAGCTGGTGGCGCCGCTGCGGCGCAAGCGCTGGCTGCGCTGGATATTGGCAGCACCGCTGCTGTTCGCCGCGGCGAGCGTGTTGCAGGTGCTGGTACTGCGAGTGGCCGATCCACCGATCAGCAGCATGATGGTGGGGCGCTATCTGGAAGCCTGGGGCGAGGGCGACTGGAGTTTTTCGCTGCATCAGCAATGGCGTGACTATGACGCGATCGCCGCTAGCTTGCCGATTTCGGTGGTGGCTGCGGAAGATCAGCAGTTTCCTGTCCACCATGGCTTCGATCTGCAAGCCATCGAAAAGGCGCGCGATCACAACGCCCGCGGCGGGCGCATGCGCGGGGCGAGCACGATCAGCCAGCAGGTTGCCAAGAATGTATTCCTGTGGCAGGGCCGCAGTTGGGTACGCAAGATTCTGGAGGCTTGGTACACGGTGCTGATCGAGTTGTTCTGGCCCAAGCAGCGGATTCTGGAAATGTATCTTAACGTGGCCGAGTTCGGCGATGGGGTGTACGGCGCACAAGCTGCCGCGCGGCAGTTCTGGGGTAAGGATGCAGCGGGCTTGTTGCCGGCCGAATCCGCATGTTTGGCGGCGGTGTTGCCCTCGCCACGTCGCTATGACGCGCGGCGCCCCGGTGCTTACGTGCAACGGCGCGCCGCGTGGATCCAACAGCAGGCGCGGCAGTTGGGCGGCGCTGCGTATCTGCACGCACCGTGA
- a CDS encoding CBS domain-containing protein, with protein sequence MQTVRQLLGTKQVEVFAVAADAAVIEAISLMADKGIGAVLVLDGPRLVGIVSERDYARKIVLRDRSSATTSVAEIMSAEVVTVSPSDTVEHCMRLMTDGRFRHLPVIENGRVQGVISIGDLVKAVIVTQQRDIDQLQRYIAS encoded by the coding sequence ATGCAGACCGTACGACAGTTGTTGGGGACCAAACAGGTTGAGGTATTCGCGGTTGCGGCCGATGCTGCAGTGATCGAAGCGATCAGCTTGATGGCCGACAAGGGCATCGGTGCGGTGCTGGTGTTGGACGGGCCGCGCTTGGTCGGCATTGTGTCCGAGCGCGATTACGCGCGCAAAATCGTGTTGCGCGATCGCTCCTCTGCGACCACCAGCGTTGCCGAAATCATGAGTGCCGAGGTGGTGACGGTATCGCCATCGGACACGGTGGAGCACTGCATGCGACTGATGACCGATGGACGCTTCCGACATTTGCCGGTGATCGAAAACGGCCGCGTGCAGGGGGTGATTTCGATCGGCGATCTGGTCAAGGCGGTGATCGTGACGCAGCAGCGTGACATCGATCAATTACAGCGTTATATCGCCAGTTAA
- a CDS encoding peptide chain release factor 3, whose protein sequence is MSDVSNEAARRRTFAIISHPDAGKTTLTEKLLLFGGAIQMAGSVKGRKAARHATSDWMALEKERGISVTSSVMQFPYEGKIVNLLDTPGHADFGEDTYRVLTAVDSALMVIDVAKGVEERTIKLMEVCRLRDTPIMTFINKLDREGKNPIDLLDEVETVLGIQCAPVTWPIGMGQRLKGVVHLITGEVHLYEQGRNFTRQDSTIFPSLDASGLVEKIGKQMLAELRDELELVQGASNPFDLEAYRAGQQTPVFFGSGVNNFGVQPLLDFFIEHAPPPQARDTTGRRVQPTEAKLSGFVFKIQANMDPQHRDRVAFMRVCSGKFTAGMKTLHVRSGKDVKLANALTFMASDREIAAEAWPGDVIGIHNHGTISIGDTFTEGESLSFTGIPNFAPELFRRARLRDPLKLKQLQKGLAQLSEEGATQFFRPLMSNDLILGAVGVLQFDVVAYRLKDEYGVDAIFEPVSVTTARWVHCENPKKLEEFREKNAGNLGIDAAGQLVYLAPTRVNLQLAQERAPDVRFSATREHAHAKAID, encoded by the coding sequence ATGTCCGACGTCTCCAACGAAGCCGCGCGCCGCCGCACCTTCGCCATCATTTCCCACCCCGATGCCGGCAAAACCACGCTGACCGAAAAGCTGTTGCTGTTCGGCGGTGCGATCCAGATGGCCGGCTCGGTCAAGGGCCGCAAGGCTGCGCGTCACGCCACCTCGGACTGGATGGCACTGGAAAAGGAGCGCGGCATCTCGGTGACCTCCTCGGTGATGCAGTTCCCGTACGAAGGCAAGATCGTCAATCTGCTCGACACCCCCGGCCATGCCGATTTCGGCGAGGACACCTATCGGGTGCTGACCGCGGTCGACTCGGCGTTGATGGTCATCGACGTGGCCAAGGGCGTGGAAGAACGCACCATCAAGCTGATGGAAGTCTGCCGCCTGCGCGATACGCCCATCATGACCTTCATCAACAAGCTCGATCGCGAGGGCAAGAATCCGATCGATCTGCTGGATGAAGTCGAGACCGTGCTCGGCATCCAGTGCGCACCGGTGACCTGGCCGATCGGCATGGGCCAGCGTTTGAAGGGCGTGGTGCATCTGATCACCGGCGAAGTGCATCTGTACGAACAGGGCCGCAACTTCACCCGCCAGGACTCGACCATCTTCCCGTCGCTGGATGCGTCGGGCCTGGTCGAGAAAATCGGTAAGCAGATGCTGGCCGAGCTGCGCGATGAATTGGAACTGGTGCAAGGCGCCAGCAATCCATTCGATCTGGAGGCATATCGCGCCGGCCAGCAGACCCCAGTGTTCTTCGGCTCAGGCGTCAATAACTTCGGCGTGCAGCCGCTGCTGGATTTCTTTATCGAACACGCACCGCCACCGCAGGCGCGCGACACCACCGGCCGTCGCGTGCAGCCCACCGAAGCCAAACTCAGCGGCTTCGTGTTCAAGATCCAGGCCAACATGGACCCGCAGCATCGCGACCGCGTGGCCTTCATGCGCGTGTGCTCGGGCAAGTTCACCGCCGGCATGAAGACCCTGCACGTGCGCAGCGGCAAGGACGTCAAGCTGGCCAATGCGTTGACCTTCATGGCCTCCGATCGCGAGATCGCCGCCGAAGCCTGGCCGGGCGATGTCATCGGCATCCACAACCACGGCACCATCTCCATCGGCGACACCTTCACCGAAGGCGAATCGCTGTCGTTCACCGGCATTCCCAACTTCGCGCCGGAGTTGTTCCGCCGCGCACGCCTGCGCGACCCGCTCAAGCTCAAGCAGTTGCAAAAGGGCCTGGCGCAGCTGTCCGAAGAAGGCGCCACCCAGTTCTTCCGCCCGTTGATGAGCAACGATCTGATCCTGGGCGCAGTGGGCGTGCTGCAGTTCGACGTAGTGGCCTACCGGCTCAAGGACGAGTACGGCGTGGATGCGATTTTCGAACCGGTGAGCGTGACCACGGCGCGCTGGGTGCATTGCGAAAACCCGAAGAAGCTGGAGGAGTTCCGCGAGAAAAATGCCGGTAATCTGGGCATCGATGCGGCCGGCCAGCTGGTCTATCTCGCACCGACCCGGGTCAACCTGCAGCTGGCACAGGAACGCGCGCCGGACGTGCGCTTCTCGGCCACGCGCGAGCATGCGCATGCCAAGGCGATCGATTGA